The proteins below come from a single Metarhizium brunneum chromosome 1, complete sequence genomic window:
- the isp4_3 gene encoding Sexual differentiation process protein produces MAEDEKRAAVAEATEATEDAARRPSASPTEKSEPNSEPFSYDEDDSFARQGDQPRTPTAIEHDLNVTEDDLLEAKELASQYTLEEVRDIMIRVRRIHEKDPNFPTTVIEKVKTFLDNDDIFENPDQHQHLIQEMKLEAALVTSNSPYSEVRAVVSNKDDPKTPCSTIRSWAIGLIFSVLLAFINQLFDIRQPAIRVMANVAQLLAYPIGKAAERWLPDKGFTMFGIRHTLNPGPFSKKEHMLITIMANVAYNTPYTNYIIWVQYLPQYFDQPYASHFAYQLLIALATNFIGYGIAGICRRFLVYPSYCVWPASLVTIALNSAFHTEMNPPVGGPFRSIWRISRIKFFYLMFAAMFVWFWFPNYIWVSLSKFNWISWIAPGHRDLNIVTGINNGLGLNPFPTWDWNVLLWDSADPLMVPFFSTLNRFIGVFASFWVVLIFWYKNVYNTGYLPINTNRVFDRFAQLYNITKATDDHGLFNAEKYESYSPPYLGAGNVVIYMFFFAIYTSTLTYAALYHRHEIAMGFKALFYSLRLKKKPVKEERVLDVHNRLMRAYPEVPEWWYMACLAIAIAFGISGIVGWDTHTSPGVVFWGLALCVIFVIPVGIIKAMTGIEVTLNVLAEFVGGSWVDGNALAMNYFKSFGYVTCAHAIWFCNDLKLAHYVKIPPRQTFVAQMVATFLSTIVCIGVLNFQMNNINNVCTPEAQYKLTCPGVNTFFTASVLWGTVGPQKIFGHRGQYSQTLIGFPLGVVIVVLIWALNKKFPKWTWARQLHPVVILYGGIVWAPYNMSYVWPSVPIAYFSWIYLKTRFLGLWSKYNFVLSAAWSCGIAISGIIIFFSLQYTETDFDWWGNNVSEMGCEGNACALKTLGPGEWFGPGPGKFN; encoded by the exons atggctgaggATGAGAAACGAGCAGCAGTAGCAGAAGCGACAGAGGCCACCGAAGACGCAGCACGCCGTCCGTCCGCCTCGCCCACCGAGAAATCCGAACCGAATTCG GAACCCTTCTCCTacgatgaagacgacagCTTCGCCCGCCAAGGCGATCAGCCGCGAACCCCTACCGCCATCGAGCACGATCTCAATGTTACCGAGGATGACCTTCTCGAGGCCAAAGAGCTTGCCTCGCAATATACTCTCGAAGAGGTCCGCGATATCATGATACGAGTGCGCCGAATCCATGAAAAGGACCCCAATTTCCCCACAACCGTCATCGAGAAGGTCAAGACGTTTctcgacaatgacgacatCTTTGAAAACCCAGACCAACATCAGCATCTCATCCAAGAGATGAAGCTCGAGGCCGCCCTCGTCACCAGCAACAGTCCCTACTCCGAGGTGCGTGCTGTTGTCAGCAACAAGGACGACCCCAAAACGCCGTGCTCTACTATCCGAAGTTGGGCCATAGGCTTGATCTTTTCCGTCTTGCTTGCCTTCATCAACCAGCTCTTCGATATTCGTCAACCGGCCATTCGTGTCATGGCCAACGTCGCCCAGCTACTTGCCTACCCCATTGGCAAAGCTGCCGAACGCTGGCTCCCTGACAAGGGCTTTACTATGTTTGGCATCAGGCACACCCTCAACCCGGGCCCTTTTTCCAAGAAGGAGCACAtgctcatcaccatcatggccaacgtGGCTTACAACACGCCGTATACAAACTACATCATTTGGGTTCAGTATCTCCCACAGTACTTTGATCAACCGTATGCATCGCACTTTGCATACCAGCTGCTAATTGCCCTCGCCACCAATTTTATTGGTTACGGCATTGCTGGCATCTGTCGCCGATTCCTCGTCTATCCGTCGTACTGCGTCTGGCCGGCCTCTCTAGTAACTATTGCCCTCAACTCGGCGTTCCATACCGAAATGAACCCTCCCGTTGGCGGCCCATTTCGCTCCATCTGGAGGATCTCGCGCATCAAGTTCTTCTACCTCATGTTCGCCGCCATGTTTGTGTGGTTTTGGTTCCCCAATTACATCTGGGTCAGCTTGTCCAAGTTCAACTGGATCAGCTGGATTGCCCCTGGCCACCGGGACCTAAACATTGTCACCGGCATCAATAACGGCTTGGGCCTTAACCCTTTCCCTACATGGGATTGGAACGTGCTTTTGTGGGATTCTGCTGATCCGCTCATGGTTCCCTTCTTTAGTACGCTCAACCGTTTCATTGGCGTCTTCGCTTCCTTTTGGGTAGTTTTGATCTTCTGGTACAAGAACGTTTACAATACGGGCTATCTccccatcaacaccaaccGAGTCTTCGATCGCTTTGCTCAGCTTTACAACATAACAAAGGCAACCGACGATCATGGGCTATTCAACGCAGAGAAATACGAGTCGTACTCGCCTCCATATCTTGGTGCTGGCAATGTGGTCATCTACATGTTCTTTTTTGCCATCTACACGTCGACGCTTACCTATGCCGCGTTATATCATCGCCACGAAATTGCCATGGGATTCAAGGCCCTGTTTTACAGCTTGcggctgaagaagaagcccgtcAAGGAGGAACGTGTGTTGGATGTGCACAATAGACTGATGCGCGCCTATCCGGAAGTTCCCGAGTGGTGGTACATGGCTTGTCTTGCCATTGCTATAGCCTTTGGAATTTCAGGCATCGTCGGATGGGATACCCACACCTCCCCGGGCGTGGTATTTTGGGGCCTTGCTCTCTGTGTAATCTTTGTGATTCCTGTTGGTATCATCAAGGCGATGACGGGGATTGAAGTCACGCTCAACGTCTTGGCCGAGTTTGTCGGTGGCTCGTGGGTGGATGGCAATGCTCTGGCCATGAACTACTTCAAGTCGTTTGGGTACGTCACTTGCGCGCATGCCATTTGGTTCTGCAACGACTTGAAGCTTGCCCACTATGTCAAGATTCCGCCTCGCCAGACCTTTGTTGCGCAGATGGTTGCCACCTTTCTCAGCACCATTGTCTGCATTGGCGTGTTGAACTTTCAAATGAACAATATCAACAATGTTTGCACGCCAGAGGCTCAGTATAAACTCACCTGTCCCGGCGTCAACACCTTCTTTACCGCCTCTGTCTTATGGGGTACCGTCGGCCCCCAGAAGATCTTTGGTCACCGCGGCCAGTACAGCCAGACCCTGATTGGCTTTCCACTCGGCGTTGTCATTGTCGTTTTGATCTGGGCCCTGAACAAGAAATTCCCCAAGTGGACTTGGGCTCGGCAACTTCACCCTGTCGTTATTCTCTATGGAGGCATCGTCTGGGCGCCATATAACATGTCATATGTCTGGCCGTCTGTTCCCATTGCTTACTTTTCATGGATCTATCTGAAGACCAGGTTCCTTGGTCTATGGTCAAAG TACAACTTTGTCCTCTCAGCAGCATGGTCATGTGGTATCGCCATCtctggcatcatcatcttcttcagcttaCAATATACCGAAACCGACTTCGACTGGTGGGGCAACAACGTTTCCGAAATGGGTTGTGAAGGCAATGCCTGCGCGCTCAAGACCCTAGGCCCCGGCGAATGGTTCGGACCCGGCCCGGGAAAGTTCAACTAA
- the vlmS_0 gene encoding Nonribosomal peptide synthetase yields the protein MAMDGCRHAHRRHGRASPMDEAMLVQPLLTQTRHRPRSAVITAATTINSTSAQDIAISNVSPLSRRQSLVSDLFDDLSTAHRELEGYLNRTSCRLADAVGETRRRTSLVQNKDDSRFHLDFNLDLDLDLDLDLDSQYANDNDGHSFTTPVSPVSLVSPVSPVSPLGSSYYSASKPSSPQSQVSSYEEDMFAAIDVNAAAAVMATELKATRITPGVPNKPPSSSSSRSSPSPLSQLQSQSQSPPACPSPVAGSSNTNTNTTTTTTTTTAAAAASSRPTPNNSNNGGAQQQQQQQQHQLENLLLSTTRVGKVCLVRPRAGPFEGQYVALITTTAVHAPNNELIALIPEAERETAQRQIHTLKTAVAEWGSDSRRPDVWILLQSMAVNGDGEPDARKLQTWVQNIGEEAEERIMATQFINHRRGAQQHRRQGIEPPVSQPPQLPQRHPNHHHRHQHYPMRPDSFVRPHLETGYGNNGPIQQPQPDSPTQDPGQEVYFPLAVMQQLFFRSSVKRSVEASVITGPKYRFSQSILLNVKGDVALADIEAAVSVLVSRHSMLRARFRLTSQGWAQVIAPESNRAYRFEHRYINDDDDLLSVIDQAQQSLNVFNGPVFTVKHIRNTEHKQLLYLAAHHLVVDLVSWKILLHDLDELLREGTLVSEPSIPFTYWTDYQSYENSQRLIEPNLPFEIVPANLRYWGLEGHSNLYGDTTHLNFALPRDAASALRKTCNNVFRTESADVFIAALLYSFHQTFSDRSIPTAWKQEHGRDARNNDFNVVETVGWFTALCPISVPVHPGSDLVHLIKLLKDSRKALSENGTPYFQSKFAADDTAATSLPVEVMFNCVDTLSQLQRENGILEPVAAPDREVRSLASDVGPAVGRIALFEVSVGLDDYGARVEFSFNVNSRHQDRITQWMHNFESSILSAISRLGAMEPELTLSDVPLLETSYEALSKLMSKQLVDVGINGVENIETICPVDLVQQEILVAQSIDPNCFHVSRTYELATVDGSEVCRDTLCTAWQTLVACHSVLRSIFIDSVSEKGLFDQMVLKKTSPDMLFMDSNDPMETLSSLPPMRPSKSMPRHRLSVSRSDKTAYLRIDCSQALCDLNAIHNLVVQLRELYMGRKLVVSSPLPPRQTRNIASREAPRSVEVWRSYLNGATPCAFPHLAIQNQGRLESRGIGLDISRHQLSQFCAYNQLELSTVIQLAWAFVLRTYVGEDRVILGYSHAGRDTLVMPSMKRHVGSLATFVPCLVDFLPMSSVLDLLWQLERMAKDARETDAPTLAEIENSLGIQGQSLFNTCVTCQDVDDSILSDSDSDSGVWEPVLLANTIDGNCDVSLCVTLREDRIQADVSYSCLSPAQLHNVMNTFQRALQVIIDNPAQLCSQVDLFTEHDFQQIMNPDWEEEQTDTKISACLHQLILKQCEVRPNFPAIYAWDGELSYQQVRASVTALATYLVNIGVHPGVLVPIVLEKSRWSPVIMLAVMQAGGCCVCLDAQDMVMVEAMISQLAPELVVVTEGAYKHLDLSNTPFVLVNETFLSSLPPQVSVKLKDSLPQQAACAFLAPGIEKPKGCFFTHESLCSILSVQGQALKIHNGSRVLQLSAYTVDIALVEILGTLLHGGCVCIPSPLERVNDLEGTIARMDITWTYMTTVLSRKINPANVTNLQTICFRTRTFDEDAFKPWLGSRDILLAYGAPDVCPLAISVFNIAESSDTNIIAPPLLGRFLILNPEDPKKLMPLGAVGELAIDSPIVTPHKYIHGNPLMDPAAFQKIRGERKWRYLRTGHRVRYLDRGHIRFLGSMRDEVLVNGFPALIAVLEQQIRQCLGGDVDVAVEPITTSNHVNSLAAFLEFGDSEFVGPSELDKLTMQMRSKLAAVKWLAETSLAQASKLSHSACVPKLFIPIRRFPLSTSLKINRRKLQKMASPFSYTDLLELTNVPFSSQPHFTGIQSKPLPLTQTEESMRLIWAAVLHAMVADIKTTDSFLDAGGDKLLAMKLVLSCRQNGFDVQISKLLGGATLTEMCQSLEIKEHHLLQTPKPKTSPKTSVVARKLPEGTDHGFVKLVVAPQLDIPWNDVIDVAEASSHQLQCLEPSLYGPRSDIRCLVINFNGSIRAQRVEEACEALTRLHPSLRTAFAVHDCNLFQVAIDSFHADFERKSVSASSVDKELQQVLKRMQKEVLQLREPATKFAFLDAGQHGGKLIIRFSYAQVSESAVPRLVQDFVKLYEHPTMESHRTSFFDYTRALRGARYDDSRVYWRQRLEKAKVTQVVPRSKPLPPVSEVKSFQEQVKISSLTDFNITFDSVLKAAWAMAMATLSGISDVVFGEIVEGRRLKLETSVDVSSIAGPMENIVPIRVRFPIVNSSPLQVLQLIQRDSAASLPYEAMGAQKIAQECTDWASWSRFSTVVRHRTQVPVDGTTTLNIDNTTFTYKLLQPQVRDVPDLFASSTMMSPDKVSLSIEYSPDRVPDSFAKAAMRLLVASVETLACYDTISQPILQPSSDYESIPPRVLLEKPEPDVTQPSYTHWLSAEQRSTLQQFLISSWNELLHPHLATQGISEADLLHSRFYDISGSLLPAYLFAQRLNHDLRKVEIEGIHTVHMTAVEVISTPTISGQMDLITRKMHHAGVLSKPGRKKPVVSFHAGFGPTKPSSSNWALLNKGKGRFRRLRHGGSHGSMKDFSTKAGDWVKSRVNLSKERSPILPEGVIHEPSSWEALNSDAIGIKDGCGGMLSVPEEAVEIGSSSVVDPRHQTGGEVSPLSGESPRTSWKEESKNATGSISP from the coding sequence ATGGCAATGGACGGCTGCCGTCACGCTCAccgtcgacatggacgagcaTCGCCcatggacgaggccatgcTGGTTCAACCTCTGCTGACCCAGACCCGGCATCGACCTCGCAGCGCAGTCATCACggctgccaccaccatcaactCCACGTCAGCACAGGATATCGCCATTTCCAATGTTTCACCGCTCTCACGGCGCCAGTCGCTCGTCTCTGATTTATTCGACGACTTGAGCACAGCCCACCGCGAGCTGGAGGGCTATCTGAACCGCACCTCGTGTCGTCTGGCTGATGCGGTGGGGGAGACGCGGCGACGGACAAGTCTCGTGCAAAACAAAGACGACTCCCGGTTCCATCTCGACTtcaacctcgacctcgacctcgacctcgacctcgacctcgactcACAATACgccaacgacaacgacggcCACTCCTTCACAACTCCAGTCTCCCCCGTGTCCCTTGTGTCTCCCGTGTCTCCCGTGTCTCCCCTCGGCAGCAGCTACTATTCCGCCTCCAAGCCATCGTCGCCGCAGTCGCAAGTCAGCAGCTATGAGGAGGACATGTTTGCAGCTATAGACGTCaacgccgcagccgccgtcatggccaccgaACTCAAAGCAACCAGGATCACGCCTGGAGTGCCCAACAAGCCgccctcatcatcgtcgtcacggtcatcgccgtcgccattgtcACAGCTGCAGTCACAGTCGCAGTCACCACCAGCTTGCCCATCTCCAGTCGCTGGCtccagcaacaccaacaccaacaccaccaccactactactaccaccaccgccgccgctgccgccagcTCTAGGCCGACGCCAAACAATAGCAACAATGGTggcgcccagcagcagcagcaacaacaacaacaccagctCGAAAACCTATTATTGTCCACCACCAGAGTGGGCAAGGTGTGCCTGGTGCGTCCCCGCGCGGGGCCGTTTGAGGGTCAATACGTCGCCTTGatcaccaccacggccgtgCATGCCCCGAACAATGAACTCATCGCCTTGATTCCCGAGGCTGAACGCGAAACTGCGCAGAGGCAAATCCACACCCTGAAAACAGCAGTCGCCGAATGGGGTTCTGACTCCCGCCGCCCCGATGTGTGGATTCTGCTGCAGTCAATGGCCGTGAATGGCGACGGTGAGCCCGATGCCAGGAAATTACAGACGTGGGTGCAGAATATTGGCGAAGAGGCTGAGGAGAGAATTATGGCTACGCAATTCATCAACCACCGGAGGGGTGCACAACAACATCGCCGGCAAGGGATCGAGCCTCCCGTCTCACAACCGCCACAACTACCGCAACGTCACcccaaccaccatcatcgtcatcagcaTTATCCTATGCGCCCTGATTCTTTTGTGAGACCTCATCTCGAGACTGGTTACGGTAACAATGGCCCCATACAGCAACCCCAACCTGACAGTCCTACCCAGGACCCAGGACAAGAGGTCTACTTCCCCCTGGCTGTTATGCAGCAGCTCTTCTTTAGGTCATCGGTGAAGCGAAGCGTGGAAGCATCTGTCATCACTGGCCCGAAATACCGCTTCAGCCAGAGCATACTTTTGAATGTCAAGGGCGATGTGGCCTTGGCAGATATCGAAGCCGCCGTCAGCGTTTTGGTATCAAGACACTCCATGCTAAGGGCTCGATTCCGACTGACCAGCCAGGGCTGGGCACAAGTCATCGCCCCCGAGTCGAACCGTGCTTACAGATTTGAGCACAGGTAcatcaacgacgacgacgatttACTGAGCGTTATTGATCAGGCCCAGCAATCATTGAATGTCTTCAATGGCCCCGTCTTTACGGTCAAGCATATTAGAAATACGGAGCATAAGCAGCTGCTGTATCTTGCCGCTCACCACTTAGTTGTCGACTTGGTCTCGTGGAAGATCTTGCTCCATGACTTGGATGAATTGCTTCGAGAGGGGACACTTGTCTCCGAGCCCTCAATACCATTTACATACTGGACAGACTATCAGAGCTACGAAAATAGCCAGCGATTAATTGAACCAAACCTGCCGTTCGAAATTGTTCCCGCAAACCTGAGATATTGGGGTTTGGAGGGCCACTCCAACCTGTACGGAGACACTACGCACCTGAACTTTGCCTTGCCGCGGGATGCGGCATCTGCTTTGAGAAAAACGTGCAACAATGTCTTCCGGACCGAGTCTGCAGACGTCTTCATCGCTGCATTGCTGTATTCCTTCCATCAGACATTCTCTGACCGCTCCATCCCCACCGCCTGGAAGCAAGAGCATGGGCGAGATGCTCGAAATAACGACTTCAATGTCGTAGAGACGGTTGGATGGTTCACCGCGCTCTGCCCAATCAGTGTGCCGGTCCATCCTGGCTCGGATTTGGTCCATCTGATCAAGCTGCTCAAAGATTCTCGTAAAGCACTTTCGGAAAATGGCACACCATATTTCCAGTCGAAattcgccgccgacgacaccGCAGCCACCTCCTTGCCCGTCGAGGTCATGTTCAACTGCGTTGACACTCTTAGCCAGCTACAGAGGGAAAATGGCATCTTGGAGCCCGTTGCCGCCCCTGACCGTGAAGTCCGCTCCTTGGCTTCTGACGTAGGGCCTGCAGTTGGCCGCATTGCCCTTTTCGAGGTGTCCGTGGGCCTTGATGATTACGGTGCCAGAGTAGAGTTCTCCTTCAACGTCAACTCGAGGCACCAGGATCGCATTACACAGTGGATGCATAATTTTGAGAGTTCCATCCTGAGCGCCATCTCTCGCCTAGGGGCCATGGAGCCTGAACTGACGCTTTCAGATGTGCCTCTATTGGAAACATCTTATGAGGCATTGTCAAAGCTCATGTCGAAGCAGCTTGTTGATGTTGGCATCAATGGAGTTGAGAATATTGAGACAATCTGCCCCGTTGACCTCGTTCAGCAAGAAATCTTGGTTGCTCAAAGCATCGATCCCAACTGCTTCCACGTCAGTCGCACATATGAACTTGCCACCGTCGATGGGTCAGAGGTTTGCCGAGACACACTCTGCACCGCCTGGCAAACACTTGTCGCTTGCCATAGCGTCTTGAGGAGCATTTTCATTGACAGTGTGTCAGAGAAGGGACTCTTTGATCAAATGGTTCTGAAGAAGACCTCACCCGACATGCTGTTCATGGACTCGAACGACCCTATGGAAACTCTTTCATCGCTGCCCCCCATGAGGCCGTCAAAGTCTATGCCGAGACATAGACTCTCAGTGAGTCGGTCAGACAAAACTGCGTACCTGAGAATCGATTGCAGCCAGGCACTGTGCGATTTGAATGCCATCCACAACTTGGTTGTTCAGCTTCGAGAGTTGTATATGGGCAGAAAATTGGTCGTCTCTAGTCCTTTACCTCCCCGACAAACCCGCAACATCGCTTCACGCGAGGCTCCTCGGAGCGTTGAAGTATGGAGGTCTTACCTCAATGGAGCTACACCATGCGCTTTCCCTCATCTTGCTATCCAAAACCAAGGACGTCTCGAGTCACGGGGCATTGGTCTCGACATTAGCCGGCACCAGCTATCCCAGTTCTGCGCCTATAATCAATTAGAACTGTCTACCGTTATTCAGTTAGCCTGGGCGTTTGTTCTGCGAACATATGTCGGAGAAGACCGTGTAATCTTGGGATACTCGCATGCTGGTAGGGATACACTTGTCATGCCTAGTATGAAGCGTCATGTTGGCAGTCTGGCCACCTTTGTTCCCTGCCTGGTCGACTTTTTGCCCATGTCAAGTGTGCTTGACCTCTTGTGGCAGTTGGAAAGAATGGCCAAGGATGCTCGGGAGACGGATGCTCCAACCTTGGCCGAGATTGAGAACTCGCTTGGCATCCAGGGCCAGAGCCTGTTCAACACCTGTGTGACCTGTCAGGATGTTGATGACTCCATCTTGAGCGATTCTGACTCGGACAGCGGCGTCTGGGAGCCTGTTCTACTTGCCAACACCATCGATGGCAACTGCGACGTCTCGCTTTGTGTGACACTCCGCGAGGACCGCATTCAGGCGGATGTGAGCTACTCTTGCTTGTCGCCGGCTCAACTTCACAACGTTATGAACACATTTCAACGTGCTCTGCAGGTCATCATCGACAATCCCGCACAGCTGTGCTCACAAGTCGACCTCTTCACTGAACATGACTTCCAACAGATTATGAATCCTGACTGGGAAGAGGAGCAGACCGACACCAAGATCTCAGCATGCCTGCACCAGCTTATTCTCAAACAGTGTGAAGTTCGCCCCAATTTCCCGGCCATCTATGCTTGGGATGGCGAGCTTTCTTATCAACAGGTCCGGGCTAGTGTCACTGCACTAGCCACATATCTTGTCAACATTGGGGTTCATCCTGGCGTTCTGGTTCCTATCGTCTTGGAAAAGAGCCGCTGGTCGCCGGTCATTATGCTTGCTGTGATGCAAGCAGGCGGCTGTTGTGTCTGCCTGGACGCTCAGGACATGGTCATGGTCGAAGCCATGATTAGCCAGCTCGCGCCAGAACTTGTAGTTGTCACGGAGGGCGCATACAAGCACTTGGACCTTTCCAACACGCCTTTTGTTTTGGTCAATGAAACCTTCTTGTCGTCTCTTCCACCACAAGTGAGTGTAAAGTTGAAAGACTCTCTCCCCCAGCAAGCAGCTTGTGCCTTCCTAGCACCGGGCATTGAGAAGCCAAAGGGATGCTTCTTTACTCATGAATCGTTGTGCTCGATTCTCTCGGTTCAGGGACAAGCCCTGAAGATCCACAATGGCAGTAGAGTGCTTCAGCTCTCTGCTTATACCGTTGACATTGCGCTTGTCGAGATTCTAGGCACATTGCTCCATGGGGGCTGTGTCTGCATCCCCTCCCCGTTGGAGCGCGTAAATGACTTGGAGGGCACTATTGCTCGGATGGATATTACTTGGACTTATATGACAACGGTTTTGTCACGAAAGATCAACCCGGCCAACGTGACGAACCTGCAAACCATCTGCTTCCGCACAAGAACTTTCGATGAAGATGCGTTCAAGCCATGGCTTGGCAGCAGGGACATTCTTCTTGCTTATGGCGCTCCGGATGTATGCCCACTCGCGATTTCGGTTTTCAACATTGCGGAGTCTAGCGACACCAACATTATTGCTCCGCCTCTCCTCGGTCGGTTCCTGATCCTCAACCCTGAGGACCCCAAGAAGCTGATGCCTCTTGGTGCCGTTGGGGAACTAGCTATTGATAGCCCTATCGTAACACCTCACAAGTACATTCATGGCAATCCTCTCATGGACCCGGCGGCTTTCCAGAAAATCCGTGGTGAACGAAAATGGCGTTATTTGAGAACGGGTCATCGCGTGCGATACCTCGACCGGGGGCATATTCGCTTCCTTGGAAGCATGCGAGATGAAGTCCTGGTCAATGGATTTCCTGCCCTAATTGCTGTCTTGGAACAACAAATTCGACAGTGTCTCGGCGGCGATGTAGATGTTGCCGTGGAGCCAATCACAACCAGCAACCACGTCAACTCTCTTGCTGCGTTCCTGGAATTTGGCGACAGCGAGTTTGTGGGACCATCTGAGCTTGACAAGTTGACCATGCAGATGAGATCCAAGCTCGCTGCTGTCAAATGGCTGGCGGAAACTTCCCTTGCCCAGGCTTCAAAGCTTAGCCACTCTGCTTGCGTCCCAAAGCTCTTCATTCCCATCCGTCGATTCCCACTGTCCACCTCGCTCAAGATTAATAGACGCAAATTGCAGAAGATGGCCTCTCCATTTTCGTACACTGACCTGCTGGAATTGACAAATGTCCCTTTTAGCAGCCAGCCTCACTTCACGGGGATCCAGAGTAAACCACTCCCACTTACACAAACTGAGGAGTCGATGCGTCTCATCTGGGCCGCCGTGTTGCACGCCATGGTCGCGGATATTAAGACGACAGATAGCTTCCTGGATGCTGGCGGTGACAAACTCCTAGCTATGAAACTTGTTTTGTCCTGCCGCCAGAATGGCTTCGATGTTCAAATCAGCAAACTTCTTGGCGGAGCCACGCTTACGGAAATGTGCCAATCCCTGGAAATCAAAGAACACCATCTCCTCCAGAcacccaagcccaagacctCTCCTAAAACCAGCGTCGTAGCCCGCAAGCTACCTGAAGGTACAGACCACGGCTTCGTCAAGCTCGTGGTTGCGCCGCAACTCGACATCCCCTGGAACGATGTCATTGATGTCGCTGAAGCATCGTCACACCAGCTCCAATGCCTCGAGCCTAGTCTCTATGGACCCAGGAGTGACATTCGCTGCCTCGTCATCAATTTCAATGGCTCTATTCGCGCACAACGCGTCGAGGAAGCATGCGAGGCCCTCACTCGCCTGCACCCTTCTCTTCGAACAGCCTTCGCAGTGCACGACTGCAACCTGTTCCAAGTTGCCATTGACTCGTTCCACGCAGACTTTGAGCGAAAGTCTGTGTCAGCGTCATCTGTAGACAAGGAGTTGCAGCAGGTCTTGAAGCGTATGCAGAAGGAGGTGCTCCAGCTACGAGAGCCGGCTACCAAGTTTGCCTTCCTGGATGCTGGACAACATGGCGGCAAGTTAATCATCCGATTCAGCTATGCCCAAGTCAGTGAATCTGCTGTGCCGCGGTTGGTGCAGGATTTCGTCAAGCTGTACGAACACCCCACGATGGAGAGTCACCGGACCTCGTTCTTCGACTACACTCGTGCTCTGAGAGGTGCGCGATACGATGACAGCAGGGTTTATTGGAGACAACGActcgaaaaggccaaggtcaCACAGGTTGTTCCTCGTTCAAAGCCTCTTCCTCCGGTTTCCGAAGTCAAATCCTTCCAGGAGCAAGTCAAGATCTCATCGCTGACCGACTTCAATATCACATTCGACAGTGTCCTCAAGGCCgcttgggccatggccatggccacgctgTCCGGTATTTCGGACGTTGTCTTTGGTGAAATCGTCGAAGGACGTCGCCTTAAGCTGGAGACCAGTGTGGATGTGTCGTCCATCGCAGGTCCCATGGAGAACATTGTGCCCATCCGGGTGCGGTTCCCCATTGTCAATAGTTCGCCCTTGCAGGTTCTCCAGCTCATCCAGCGAGACAGCGCCGCTTCCCTTCCCTATGAAGCCATGGGCGCGCAGAAAATTGCACAAGAATGCACAGATTGGGCCAGCTGGTCGCGATTCAGCACCGTCGTGCGACACAGAACCCAGGTTCCCGTCGATGGAACCACCACGTTGAACATTGACAACACGACGTTTACTTATAAGCTCCTCCAGCCGCAGGTCCGAGATGTTCCCGATCTCTTTGCCAGTTCTACCATGATGTCACCAGACAAGGTCTCCCTCAGCATTGAGTACTCTCCCGACCGCGTCCCCGACTCCTTCGCAAAAGCAGCCATGAGGCTCCTCGTCGCATCCGTCGAAACTCTCGCCTGCTACGACACCATCAGTCAGCCCATCCTCCAGCCATCAAGCGACTACGAATCTATCCCGCCGCGTGTCCTCCTCGAAAAACCCGAGCCAGACGTCACACAGCCCTCATACACGCACTGGCTCTCAGCCGAGCAGCGCAGCACCCTCCAGCAGTTCCTGATATCCAGCTGGAACGAGCTCCTCCACCCACACCTCGCGACGCAGGGCATCTCCGAAGCTGACCTCCTGCATTCCCGCTTCTACGACATCTCGGGCTCCCTCCTCCCCGCATACCTCTTTGCTCAACGCCTCAATCACGACCTTCGCAAGGTTGAAATCGAGGGCATCCACACCGTACACATGACGGCCGTCGAAGTCATCAGCACGCCCACCATCAGCGGCCAAATGGACCTCATCACGCGCAAGATGCACCACGCCGGCGTCCTCTCCAAGCCGGGCCGCAAGAAGCCAGTCGTCAGCTTCCACGCCGGCTTCGGCCCGACCAAGCCTTCATCCTCCAACTGGGCGCTTCTCAACAAGGGAAAAGGTCgcttccgccgcctccgccacGGCGGCAGCCACGGATCCATGAAGGACTTTTCCACAAAGGCAGGCGACTGGGTAAAGTCGCGGGTGAATCTCAGCAAAGAGCGCAGCCCCATCCTCCCAGAAGGCGTCATTCACGAACCAAGCAGCTGGGAGGCCCTCAACAGCGACGCCATCGGCATCAAGGACGGCTGCGGCGGCATGCTGTCTGTGCCCGAAGAAGCCGTAGAAATCGGATCGAGTTCCGTCGTCGACCCGCGACATCAGACCGGGGGCGAGGTGAGCCCCCTGAGTGGCGAGTCGCCCAGGACGAGCTGGAAGGAGGAGTCGAAAAATGCGACTGGTTCTATATCTCCATGA